A section of the Marmota flaviventris isolate mMarFla1 chromosome 19, mMarFla1.hap1, whole genome shotgun sequence genome encodes:
- the Il9r gene encoding interleukin-9 receptor isoform X2, which translates to MALGRCIWEGWTLESEALIRDLGTWLLFCTCACWGVSVPEEGGGPWAGTFTCLTNNILRIDCHWSAPDLGPGSGPWLLFTSNQAPGSKHKCIFQGSACTLELPPEEVLLPSDNFTITLHRCVSGKEQVSLVDPQYLPRRHVKLDPPSDLHSNISSGSCVLTWTISPALEPMTTLLSYELALKRQEEAWEARHKDRIVGVTWLILEAIELDPGSTYEARLRVRMAVLEDDVIEEERHEGQWSEWSQSVCFPSPQRGGLLVPSWGWLDSTFVAVPVFLLLTGLTYLLFKLSPRVKKTFHQNVPSPAVFFQPLYTVHNGNFQTWIGTHGASPQLTQDCVNTLQGASESSIWEAITLLTYGLARSRQSSSLEEQEGTGPGLSEALSSVSVQPAGCVELGEQSAYLPQEDWAFVSLTRPAPPDSQGRGSDYCALACYRGCQPSALSGNTQSTWPIPASACGPSCSQQGAESQQGDTCEGAGHGQRHGLQEELPSTLDMPQA; encoded by the exons ATGGCACTGGGCAGATGCATTTGGGAAG GTTGGACCTTGGAGAGTGAGGCCCTGATTCGAGATCTGGGCACATGGCTCCTATTCTGTACCTGTGCCTGCTGGGGAGTTTCTGTCCctgaggagggaggag GGCCATGGGCTGGAACCTTCACCTGCCTCACCAACAACATCCTCAGGATCGATTGCCACTGGTCTGCCCCTGACCTGGGTCCTGGCTCTGGCCCCTGGCTCCTCTTCACTAG CAACCAGGCACCTGGCAGCAAGCACAAGTGCATCTTCCAGGGCAGTGCCTGCACCCTGGAGCTGCCCCCTGAGGAGGTGCTCTTGCCCTCTGACAACTTCACCATCACTCTCCACCGCTGTGTCTCTGGGAAGGAGCAGGTCAGCCTGGTGGACCCACAGTACCTGCCCCGGAGACATG TTAAGCTGGACCCTCCCTCTGACCTGCACAGCAACATCAGCTCTGGCTCCTGTGTCCTCACCTGGACCATCAGCCCTGCCCTGGAGCCAATGACCACACTTCTCAGCTATGAGCTGGCCCTCAAGAGGCAGGAAGAGGCCTGGGAG GCCCGGCACAAGGACCGCATTGTGGGGGTGACCTGGCTCATCCTTGAAGCCATCGAGTTGGATCCTGGATCTACCTATGAGGCTAGGTTGCGTGTGCGGATGGCCGTGCTGGAGGACGATGTGATTGAAGAGGAGCGTCATGAGGGCCAGTGGAGTGAGTGGAGCCAATCTGTGTGCTTCCCCTCGCCCCAGCGAGGAG GCCTCCTGGTCCCATCCTGGGGCTGGCTAGATAGCACTTTTGTTGCTGTACCTGTCTTTCTCCTTCTGACTGGCCTGACCTACCTCCTGTTCAAGCTGTCACCCAG GGTGAAGAAAACCTTCCACCAGAACGTGCCTTCACCAGCAGTGTTCTTCCAGCCCCTCTACACTGTGCACAACGGGAACTTCCAG ACCTGGATAGGGACCCATGGAGCCAGCCCACAGCTGACTCAGGACTGTGTCAACACCCTGCAAGGAGCCTCAGAGTCCAGCATCTGGGAGGCCATCACACTGCTCACCTATGGCCTGGCACGCTCCAGGCAGTCCTCAAGCCTGGAGGAGCAGGAGGGCACTGGTCCTGGTCTCTCAGAAGCCCTGAGCTCAGTGAGTGTGCAGCCAGCAGGATGTGTGGAGTTGGGGGAACAGTCAGCCTACCTGCCACAGGAGGACTGGGCCTTTGTGTCCCTCACCAGGCCAGCTCCCCCAGACTCCCAGGGCAGAGGCAGTGACTACTGTGCCTTGGCCTGCTACAGGGGGTGTCAGCCCTCAGCCCTCTCAGGAAACACACAGAGTACGTGGCCCATCCCAGCTTCAGCCTGTGGCCCTTCCTGCAGCCAACAGGGTGCAGAGTCCCAGCAGGGAGACACCTGTGAGGGAGCTGGTCATGGTCAGAGGCACGGACTACAGGAGGAGCTGCCTTCTACTCTGGACATGCCGCAGGCTTAG
- the Il9r gene encoding interleukin-9 receptor isoform X1, which translates to MALGRCIWEGWTLESEALIRDLGTWLLFCTCACWGVSVPEEGGGPWAGTFTCLTNNILRIDCHWSAPDLGPGSGPWLLFTSNQAPGSKHKCIFQGSACTLELPPEEVLLPSDNFTITLHRCVSGKEQVSLVDPQYLPRRHVKLDPPSDLHSNISSGSCVLTWTISPALEPMTTLLSYELALKRQEEAWEQARHKDRIVGVTWLILEAIELDPGSTYEARLRVRMAVLEDDVIEEERHEGQWSEWSQSVCFPSPQRGGLLVPSWGWLDSTFVAVPVFLLLTGLTYLLFKLSPRVKKTFHQNVPSPAVFFQPLYTVHNGNFQTWIGTHGASPQLTQDCVNTLQGASESSIWEAITLLTYGLARSRQSSSLEEQEGTGPGLSEALSSVSVQPAGCVELGEQSAYLPQEDWAFVSLTRPAPPDSQGRGSDYCALACYRGCQPSALSGNTQSTWPIPASACGPSCSQQGAESQQGDTCEGAGHGQRHGLQEELPSTLDMPQA; encoded by the exons ATGGCACTGGGCAGATGCATTTGGGAAG GTTGGACCTTGGAGAGTGAGGCCCTGATTCGAGATCTGGGCACATGGCTCCTATTCTGTACCTGTGCCTGCTGGGGAGTTTCTGTCCctgaggagggaggag GGCCATGGGCTGGAACCTTCACCTGCCTCACCAACAACATCCTCAGGATCGATTGCCACTGGTCTGCCCCTGACCTGGGTCCTGGCTCTGGCCCCTGGCTCCTCTTCACTAG CAACCAGGCACCTGGCAGCAAGCACAAGTGCATCTTCCAGGGCAGTGCCTGCACCCTGGAGCTGCCCCCTGAGGAGGTGCTCTTGCCCTCTGACAACTTCACCATCACTCTCCACCGCTGTGTCTCTGGGAAGGAGCAGGTCAGCCTGGTGGACCCACAGTACCTGCCCCGGAGACATG TTAAGCTGGACCCTCCCTCTGACCTGCACAGCAACATCAGCTCTGGCTCCTGTGTCCTCACCTGGACCATCAGCCCTGCCCTGGAGCCAATGACCACACTTCTCAGCTATGAGCTGGCCCTCAAGAGGCAGGAAGAGGCCTGGGAG CAGGCCCGGCACAAGGACCGCATTGTGGGGGTGACCTGGCTCATCCTTGAAGCCATCGAGTTGGATCCTGGATCTACCTATGAGGCTAGGTTGCGTGTGCGGATGGCCGTGCTGGAGGACGATGTGATTGAAGAGGAGCGTCATGAGGGCCAGTGGAGTGAGTGGAGCCAATCTGTGTGCTTCCCCTCGCCCCAGCGAGGAG GCCTCCTGGTCCCATCCTGGGGCTGGCTAGATAGCACTTTTGTTGCTGTACCTGTCTTTCTCCTTCTGACTGGCCTGACCTACCTCCTGTTCAAGCTGTCACCCAG GGTGAAGAAAACCTTCCACCAGAACGTGCCTTCACCAGCAGTGTTCTTCCAGCCCCTCTACACTGTGCACAACGGGAACTTCCAG ACCTGGATAGGGACCCATGGAGCCAGCCCACAGCTGACTCAGGACTGTGTCAACACCCTGCAAGGAGCCTCAGAGTCCAGCATCTGGGAGGCCATCACACTGCTCACCTATGGCCTGGCACGCTCCAGGCAGTCCTCAAGCCTGGAGGAGCAGGAGGGCACTGGTCCTGGTCTCTCAGAAGCCCTGAGCTCAGTGAGTGTGCAGCCAGCAGGATGTGTGGAGTTGGGGGAACAGTCAGCCTACCTGCCACAGGAGGACTGGGCCTTTGTGTCCCTCACCAGGCCAGCTCCCCCAGACTCCCAGGGCAGAGGCAGTGACTACTGTGCCTTGGCCTGCTACAGGGGGTGTCAGCCCTCAGCCCTCTCAGGAAACACACAGAGTACGTGGCCCATCCCAGCTTCAGCCTGTGGCCCTTCCTGCAGCCAACAGGGTGCAGAGTCCCAGCAGGGAGACACCTGTGAGGGAGCTGGTCATGGTCAGAGGCACGGACTACAGGAGGAGCTGCCTTCTACTCTGGACATGCCGCAGGCTTAG